Proteins encoded within one genomic window of Natator depressus isolate rNatDep1 chromosome 1, rNatDep2.hap1, whole genome shotgun sequence:
- the LOC141975632 gene encoding zinc finger and SCAN domain-containing protein 32-like has protein sequence MKKMGMKDRGHNRDPKQCRVKLKELRQAYQKTREANGHSGSEPQTCRFYDELHAILGGSATTTPAVLFDSFNGDGGNTESGFGDKEDDDDEVVDSSQQASGETSFPDSQERFLTLDLEPVPPKPTQGCLPDPPGGERTSAACVSRITGSSPSQRLVKIRR, from the exons ATGAAGAAAATG ggcatgaaggacagaggccataacagggacccgaagcagtgccgcgtgaaacttaaggagctgaggcaagcctaccagaaaaccagagaggcaaacggccactccgggtcagagccccaaacatgccgcttctatgatgaactgcatgccattttagggggttcagccaccactaccccagccgtgttgtttgactccttcaatggagatggaggcaatacggaatcaggttttggggacaaggaagatgatgatgatgaagttgtagatagctcacagcaagcaagcggagaaaccagttttcccgacagccaggaacggtttctcaccctggacttggagccagtaccccccaaacccacccaaggctgcctcccggacccgccaggcggagaaaggacttctg ctgcatgtgtttcaaggatcacaggatcttctccttcccagaggctagtgaagattagaaggtga